In the bacterium genome, GGCGCGGCACCGCGTTGACGACGCCGCCGAACGCGCCGGCCCCGGCCAATACCGAGCCCTGGCCGGAGAGCACCTCGAGCCGCGCCAGGTCGGCCAGCGAGAGCGGGAGGTCCAGGGCGTGGTGGCCGGTCTGCGGGTCCCCCACGTCCATGCCGCCGAGCAGCACGCGCACCTGCTCGAAGGTGGAGCCGCGGATCGAGAGGTCCGCCTGGGTGCCGTAGAGCTGGCGCTGGCCCGCGGCCACCCCCGGCGCCGACGCCAGCAGTTCGGCCGGCCCGCGCACGGGCAGCAGCGCCGCCTGCTCGGCGTCCAGGACCGTGACCTCGCGCTCGCCGACGGGCAGCGCCGCCGGCACGCGCGTGCCCAGGACCAGGACGGGGTCGGTCAGCCAGATCGTGTCGCCGGCGACGATCATGAAACTGGCGCCGCCCGCTTCCGCGACGCCGTCGACGGAGGCGGTGGCGGTCGCGGCGGCCAGCAGGCCGACCGCGACGGCCGTCAGGTATCTTCTCAAGCGATGCACCTCGCTGCGGATATCGGTCAGTGGGCCGCGCCCCCGCGGTGCGGCTTCGCGTTCCAGACGCGCAAGGACAGGAAGAGGCCCAGCGC is a window encoding:
- a CDS encoding Plug domain-containing protein, producing MRRYLTAVAVGLLAAATATASVDGVAEAGGASFMIVAGDTIWLTDPVLVLGTRVPAALPVGEREVTVLDAEQAALLPVRGPAELLASAPGVAAGQRQLYGTQADLSIRGSTFEQVRVLLGGMDVGDPQTGHHALDLPLSLADLARLEVLSGQGSVLAGAGAFGGVVNAVPR